A single region of the Candidatus Kryptoniota bacterium genome encodes:
- a CDS encoding DUF998 domain-containing protein, giving the protein MKQSDRNITLIHSYLSMRRIVGILAIGLPFIIVLGGLVETGSILQGSLSSYYYTNMRDFLVGLLFAVAIFLISYKGYELIDDIVTNLSGVFALGIIAYPTSPFSGQAVRVGVFLTPDDVSQYVHLAFSVLFLLFLSFNSIFLFTRHRGILGKEKKKRNMIYIGCGLVMLLSVIAMIVQIAFYPHTILAQGRPVLVFESIALISFGVSWLVKGHTLFRDKQAA; this is encoded by the coding sequence ATGAAACAATCAGACAGAAACATCACTTTGATTCACTCTTACCTGTCGATGCGACGCATCGTCGGAATTCTTGCAATCGGATTACCATTCATCATTGTGCTGGGCGGACTTGTTGAGACCGGCTCGATCCTCCAGGGTTCCCTCAGCAGCTACTATTATACGAACATGCGCGACTTCCTCGTCGGACTTTTGTTCGCTGTGGCAATTTTCTTAATCTCATACAAGGGTTATGAACTAATCGACGACATCGTCACAAATCTGAGCGGTGTGTTCGCTTTGGGAATCATCGCTTACCCGACTTCTCCGTTCTCGGGTCAAGCGGTGAGAGTGGGTGTTTTCCTCACGCCTGATGATGTGTCGCAGTATGTCCATCTCGCATTTTCTGTACTATTCCTTTTGTTTCTTTCATTTAATTCCATCTTTCTGTTTACCAGGCACCGCGGTATCCTCGGCAAAGAGAAGAAGAAACGTAACATGATTTACATCGGCTGCGGACTCGTCATGCTGTTGTCTGTAATCGCAATGATTGTGCAAATCGCTTTCTACCCACATACGATTCTCGCACAGGGGAGACCGGTACTTGTGTTCGAGTCGATTGCGCTTATTTCGTTCGGGGTGTCATGGCTCGTGAAAGGGCACACGCTGTTCAGAGATAAGCAGGCGGCATAA
- a CDS encoding Nif3-like dinuclear metal center hexameric protein — protein MLIRIGLLMTLISCSTLAQVSKPTAEQVIERIKKNVGVSWFEPTVDTFKAGDSSDTVRGIAVTMMSTLDVLQRAAADGDNLIITHEPTFYGHEDQTTKLLNDPVYVAKQAFIKEHHLIIWRFHDHWHARRPDGIHTGMIHALGWEEFKDKDNDYVFHLQPTTLKELALSLKQKLGIHTLRVIGDSSAKVSTVSLSEGFPGFDSNRRYFQFPGVDVMIMGEGHEWETIEYAADAVTENNKKGLIVLGHIPSEQAGMEECARWLRTFVNEVPVEFVPAKEPFWVAE, from the coding sequence ATGCTGATTAGAATCGGTCTTCTTATGACTCTGATTTCTTGCTCTACTCTGGCGCAGGTGAGTAAACCGACTGCCGAGCAGGTTATCGAGCGCATAAAGAAGAATGTCGGTGTATCATGGTTTGAGCCGACGGTCGATACCTTCAAGGCCGGCGATTCGAGCGATACGGTAAGGGGAATTGCCGTGACGATGATGTCCACACTCGATGTACTTCAGCGCGCAGCGGCTGATGGTGACAACCTCATCATAACTCACGAACCCACATTCTATGGTCACGAGGACCAGACCACGAAACTGTTGAACGATCCGGTGTACGTGGCAAAGCAGGCTTTCATTAAGGAACATCATCTCATAATATGGCGGTTTCACGATCACTGGCACGCCCGACGGCCTGATGGAATACATACCGGGATGATCCACGCACTCGGCTGGGAAGAGTTCAAAGACAAGGATAATGACTACGTCTTCCATCTCCAGCCCACCACATTAAAAGAACTTGCATTGTCGTTGAAGCAAAAACTTGGAATACACACACTCCGTGTCATCGGGGACTCAAGCGCGAAAGTTTCAACTGTCAGTCTTTCCGAGGGATTCCCGGGATTCGATTCGAACCGGCGCTACTTTCAGTTCCCTGGAGTAGATGTCATGATCATGGGTGAAGGACACGAATGGGAAACGATCGAGTATGCCGCCGACGCAGTAACCGAGAATAACAAGAAAGGTCTTATCGTTCTCGGCCACATACCGTCGGAGCAGGCAGGAATGGAGGAATGCGCGCGGTGGCTCAGGACTTTTGTAAATGAAGTGCCGGTTGAGTTTGTGCCGGCGAAGGAGCCATTCTGGGTGGCCGAATGA
- a CDS encoding DUF6515 family protein: protein MNSIRNSTFRAAIFSAVVVMLALSISPEASAQRRRVIVEGSRGTRVVRPVRNPYPVIVGGRRYFYSGGYFYRGGGHGYVLIPAPIGARIRVLPFGFMTFHVGPLAYYYYDGTYYNYLPDQNVYVVVEKPSGATPPASGDTQDKLILTDGTTLSGIFVGASADSVAFQVNNEVRSIPITGITSVTFAPSTFNNNGQK, encoded by the coding sequence ATGAACAGCATTCGAAATTCAACTTTTCGCGCCGCCATTTTCTCAGCGGTTGTAGTGATGTTGGCACTCTCGATTTCTCCCGAGGCGAGCGCACAGAGAAGGCGCGTCATCGTCGAGGGAAGCAGAGGCACGCGCGTAGTTAGACCTGTGCGCAACCCGTATCCTGTAATCGTAGGCGGACGCAGGTATTTCTACAGCGGTGGGTATTTTTATAGAGGCGGGGGACATGGATATGTCCTGATTCCGGCACCGATCGGCGCACGGATAAGAGTTCTTCCTTTTGGATTCATGACTTTTCATGTCGGACCGCTCGCATATTACTACTATGATGGGACCTACTACAATTATCTCCCGGACCAAAATGTTTACGTCGTTGTCGAGAAGCCGAGCGGCGCGACGCCCCCTGCTTCGGGTGATACACAAGACAAGCTCATCCTCACGGACGGGACCACGCTTTCGGGTATTTTTGTAGGCGCAAGTGCGGACAGCGTGGCATTCCAGGTGAACAACGAAGTCCGAAGCATACCGATCACGGGGATCACTTCGGTCACATTCGCTCCCTCTACGTTCAATAACAACGGGCAGAAATAA